The DNA window AGGAACCAGAAGATAGGATTTGTATTCCAGTCCTTCAATCTGATATCCAGGACATCGGCGGAAAAGAATGTGGAACTTCCAATGACCTATGCGCATCTGCCGAAAAAACTACGGCATGAACGCGCCGTGGAATTGCTTGGCCGTGTGGGCCTTGGCGAGAGAACGGAGCACATGCCCAATGAGATGTCGGGCGGACAGCGGCAGAGGGTGGCAATCGCCAGAGCGCTGGCCAACGAGCCGCCTCTGATCCTGGCGGATGAGCCGACCGGTAACCTGGATACGGCGTCGTCGGTTGAAATTATGGAACTTTTTTCCCAGCTTCACAAAGAAGGAGCCACGGTGGTTGTGGTCACCCATGAGGAAGACATAGCGGCGTTTACGGAGCGGATTATCCGGTTCCGTGACGGCGAAATCGTAAGCGATGTGAAAAATAAGAAGAGAGAGGATCTGGAGAGGGAGGTGGCGCCATGCTGTTAGAAAATATGTTCATGGCTTTTTCAGCCCTCCGGGCCAATAAGATGAGGTCGTTTCTGACCATGCTTGGAATTATCATCGGTATCGGTTCTGTTATCTCGATTGTATCTATCGGCGATACGATGAGGGGAATGTTCTCAAGCCTCTACCAGGATATCGGCATCACCCAGGCATACCTGGGAATCGGTTACTGGATTGACGATACAAGACAGAGCGATTACTTTACAATGGATGAATTAAGCCGCATTAAATCGGTCTTTGGCGACAAAATCAGCTACATCGACAGCTCCATGTCCACCTCGGCCGATGCCATTGCCGGACGCAACAAGATTAAGTTCAATTTCGAGGGAATCGACTATAATTACAACGATGTGCAGCCCGTGGATATTCTGTACGGAAGATATTTAAATGAGGGCGATGTCAAGGCAAGGAGAAATAATGCGGTCCTGGAAGTGGGCAGCGCCAAAATGCTGTTCGGCACGGATAACGCCGTGGGCCGGACCTTCAGAACCCAGCTCTATGGAAATGTCCAGGAATTTACGGTGGTGGGCGTCTACGAAAAGAAACAGAGCGCCTTCCAGAAACTGATGATGGGCACTCCGAGTGATAAGGGAAGCGCATACATACCGTGGACTCTCTTAACCTGGCCCAATGATTACTTCTATTACTGCCATTTCTTTGCGGATACGACGATGAGTGAGGCGGAGCTGAATACCTTTTACGACGATCTCCTGACCTATGTGGCAAAGACAAAGGGCCGTGAGAAGTCAGAATTCTATATGGAGACGGCCATCAGCCAGATGGGGCAGGTAGACTCCATGATGGCGGGACTTTCCATGGCAGTGGGCGGCATTGCCGCAATTTCCCTGATTGTAGGCGGTATCGGAATCATGAATATCATGCTGGTATCCGTGACGGAGAGGACCAGGGAGATCGGCATCCGAAAAGCGCTGGGAGCAAGAACCAGGGACGTCCTGATCCAGTTCCTTACGGAATCTGCGATTCTCTCGGCCTGCGGAGGACTGATTGGAATTCTTCTGGGAGGCGGCCTCGTCACCCTGGTTGGTGCCGCAATCGGTGTGCCGACTATCGTCAAACCGGGAGTGATCCTGGTGGCCGTGACGTTCTCGGCCGTTGTCGGAATCTTTTTCGGCCTCTATCCCGCGTCGAAAGCGGCGAAATCCGACCCCATTGACGCACTGCGGTACGAATAAAAGCAAATTTTCATTATTTTTACAATTTTATGAAAATTATTTAAGACACTCGCCATTTACCTGAACTTATGCTATAATAAATTGATACGTTTATGGTAAATGGGGAGTGAACTTATGCTCAATGAAGAGAAGATCAGGCTGATGACCGACCTGGCCGTTTTCGAGAAAAAGAACGGCGGCCGGATGACATCCGTTACCAGCTACTTCAAAGGTGATTATATCAGCCGGAACATGATACGCGGTTTTATAAGCTATACTCTATGCTGCATGATGATTCTGGCCATATGGGTTTTATTTAATATGGATGTTTTCCTGAGCACCATAGGTATCGATGCCCTTACAGGCCTTGCCTGGAAGGGAGGAGCGTTTTACCTTGTGGGGCTTGTTCTGTATATGGCGCTAATCTGTGCCGTTTATGGCAGGAGATACGATTATCAGGCGAGAATGAACCGTATTTATATTGCGAAATTAAAACATCTGGACAAGCGCTATGACTACCACAGCCGCTCCAGGGAACTTGCAAGGGAGGGCAGACGCGTATGAAGGGACTTCTGGTTTTTAAAGAGAGGCTCAAAGCATTTTATGGTAAAAACAGCGCATTTGTAATCCCAGTACTGAAGTTTATTGTAGCGTTTACCGCTATATTTCTGATAAACAGGAATGCCGGTTTTATGCCTAAAATATCGGGCTCCCTGGTACCGGTGGCCATGGGACTTGTAGCCACCTGCCTGCCGTACGGGACCATCGCGTTTCTGGCCGGCGGTTTTCTTTTAATACAGCTGTATGCTGCATCCCTGGAGGTGGCGGTGATCACGTGCATTTTCCTGTTTATTGTGGTCCTGCTCTATTACGGGTTTCAGCCGGGGGACAGCATCCTTCTTTTAGTGACGCCGATCCTGTTCTTTTTCAAGATACCCTTTGCCATTCCGCTCTTAGTGGGGCTGGCGGGCAGCCTGGTGTCGGTAATTCCGATGAGCTGCGGGATTTTCATTTATTACGTAATTATGTATGTGAAGCAGAACAGCAGCTTCCTGGCGGGAAGCGAACAGGTCGAGATGACCCAGGTCTTTGCCCAGGTGGTGAAAAGCCTGATAGGCAACCAGACCATGCTTGTCATGATTGCGGCGGGATGCCTGGGCGTCCTGGTGGTGCACGTTGTTAAAAATCTTTCAATTAACTATTCCTGGGGGGCCGCGATCACGGCCGGTTCCATTATCCAGTTAGTTGTAATCTTTATTGGTGATTTTAAGTTCGGCGTGTCGGTATCGGTGCCGGGCCTTATTATTGCGATTTTATTGTCGGCGGCGGTCGCTGGCGTGTATCACTTTTTTGTATTTGCCGTAGACTATAGCAGGACAGAGTTTGTTCAGTTTGAGGATGATGATTATTATTACTATGTGAAGGCGGTTCCGAAGATCGCGGTGACAAAACCCGATGTAAAGGTGCAGAAGATTAACACGCGGAGGACGCCGAGACAAAAATAAAAAACAGATTAAAAAGATAAGAGGAGGTGAGCGCATGGCCGATATTATTAAGGAACTGTATTCCTGGATAGCATTTGTGCCGGAGATTACTTTCAAAAACTTCATAGAAATTGCAATTATTACGATAGTTGTATATGAGATGCTGGTATGGATTAAGAATACAAGAGCATGGACCCTCCTGAAAGGTATTCTCTTTATATTTGCGTTCGTCCTTGTGGCCGCCATATTGGAACTTGATACGATCCTGTGGCTGCTGGAAAAGACTTCTTATATTGCGGTGACGGCTATTCTGATTATTTTCCAGCCGGAGCTTCGTAAGGCCCTGGAACAGCTTGGCAGCAAGAATGTCCTGACCAACCTGTTTACGGCGGATGACGTGAAGAAGAATGAAAGTTTTACCGAGAAGACAATTAATGAACTGGTGAGAGCCAGCTTTGAGATGGGCAAGGTGAAGACAGGCGCCCTGATGGTAATCGAGAAAGCGACCTCCCTGGGAGAGATCGAGAGAACCGGAATCGAAGTGGACGGCATCGTAACAAGCCAGCTTCTGATCAACATATTCGAACACAATACACCCCTGCACGACGGCGCCGTCGTTATCCGGGGAAACCGTGTCACGGCTGCAACCTGTTATCTGCCTCTGTCGGACAACATGGCGATCAGCAAAGACCTGGGAACAAGGCACAGGGCTGCCGTTGGAGTCAGTGAATCGACGGACAGCGTGACAATCGTTGTCTCCGAGGAGACGGGACGCGTGTCGGTGGCATCGGGAGGCCAGCTCCGCAGAGTTGCAAGCGGAGACGAGCTGAGGAGCCTTCTGTCGACCCTGGTAAAACATGACGAGACGAGTGCAGGCAGATTTAAGATTTGGAAGGGAAGGCGGAAGAATGAAAGAAAAGCTGACTAAAAATTCCGGACTGAAGCTGATTTCCCTGCTCTGTGCATTTTTTGTATGGCTGGCTGTTGTGAATGTGGCCAATCCGGTGACTACAGACACAAAAGAGGTTCCGGTGGAACCGATCAACGAACAGGTTCTGGAAAAAGCGGATCTGACCTACGACATAGTAGGAAAGAAGACGGCGGTTATTACCTACCGCATCAGGACCAAGGATAAGTATAAGATAAAGACCAGTGATTTCAGGGCATATGCGGATCTTGCCGAGATGTATGACGTGACGGGAGCCATCCCGATCAAGGTTGAGGTTGTGAATAACAATGAACTGTTTGAGACGACGCCGACGGTAAAATCGCCGGAGGTCATTAAGATACAGACGGAAGCGCTGCAGACTAAGGATTTCCCGTTAAAGGCGCTGCCGTACGGCAATCTGGCCGACGGATACCAGCCGGGTGAGATTACGATGTCCCCGGATCATGTGAGCATCAAGGGACCGGTTTCACTGATTGGACAGATCAATGGAGTTGGTATTGAGTTTAATATTGACGGCGTCAGCAGCGATATTTCCGGGACGGAAACTCCTGTATTCTTTGATGCCAACGGAAACAGCCTGATGGAGCAGCTTGGTGACAGCGTAAAAGTACTGGGCGGAGACATCAGTTATACAATGCAGGTTCTTAAGACCAAGACGGTGCCGCTCGACTTTGTGGTCACGGGCGAAGTTGCCCAGGGATACAAGTATACGGGCGTGGAGACAAGCGTTAAGAACGTGGAAGTGGCAGGACTTAAGTCGGATCTGGCGGGTATGAGCACGATAACGGTTCAAGATCCGCTTCTCAACATCGACGGCGCCACCACGGACAAGGTCTGCGAGATCGATTTGAAGGATTTCCTGGAACCGAACGTCACGATAGCCGGTATGAGCGATACGGTCATTAAGGTGGTTCTCAAGGTGGAGCCTCTGAGAGAGAAGACGTTTACGGTAGATACGAAGGACATACCGATGAGCGGTAAGTCGGACGGCTACTCCTACACATTTGACGATGAGAAAGCGGAAATCAAAGTGCGCGGGCTCAAAGAGGATCTGGACAGCCTTTCCACGGCAAAGATGAGTATCCATGCCGATGTGACGGGGCTTGGAGTGGGAACCCATAACGTCAGGGTGTCGCTTCAGCTGGATGATGCATTCGAAGTAATTGCTTATCCCGAAGTGTCGATCACGATTGCCGAGAAGTCACCGGCCGATGTGGTTTCCGGAACCGCGGCCGAGACAAAAGCGGGTGAATCAAAACCAAATGAAACGAAATCAAATGAGACAAAATCGGCTGAAAGCAGCGCGGCTGAATCAAAACCTGCTGAAAGTAAGCCGGAAGAATAGTAAAGAGGGGTTATTTTGTCATGGTTAAGGCAAAAATAAAAATTAGGAACCCAATCGGCCTCCATCTGAGGCCGGCCGGGATTTTCTGTAATGAAGCTGGAAAGTTTGACTGCTCCATTATGTTCAGTTTCAGAAATTCAGTATCGAATGCCAAGAGCGTGCTGAGCGTTCTGGGGGCCTGCATCAAATGCGGGGATGAGATTGAATTTATCTGTGACGGTAAAGACGAGGAGGAAGCATTGTCCGCGATGTTAAAGATCGTGAACGACGGCCTCGGCGAGTAAAATAATCCGGAAAGAGGAGGAACCACAATGGCAAGAGGAACAGGTGCATCGGCCGGTATTGGCATCGGCAGGGCTGTCATTCTGAAAGAAGAGCAGCTCGTGATCGAGAATACCGCGGTAGAAGATGCAGAAGCAGAGAAATTACGTTTTAAAAAGGCGGTAGAACAGAGCATCGCGGATGTGAGCGTCCTGGCAGAGGACATGGCATCCAGAATCGGTGAAAAAGAAGCTGAGATTTTGAACGGTCATTTAATGCTTTTACAGGATCCGATGCTGACGGGCGAAATCGAGAACCAGATTGAAAACGATAAGGTCTGCAGCGAATTTGCGGTGGAGACAGTCTGCAATATGTATGCGGATATGTTTGCTTCCATGGATGATGAACTGATGCAGCAGAGAGCTGCGGATATGAGAGACATTAAGACAAGAATGCAGAAGCTGCTTCTGGGAGTCCAGTCGGTGGACGTATCCCTTCTTCCGGCCGGGACGATCCTGATGGCGGAGGACCTTACCCCGTCCGTGACCGCAGG is part of the [Clostridium] symbiosum genome and encodes:
- a CDS encoding ABC transporter ATP-binding protein: MFDREELRSKIRKRLDRKAELPEVDTDELIKIVNLCKVYDTGAVKVIGLKNINLTIKKGEFVAIMGQSGSGKSTLMNIIGCLDRPVMGHYYLDGIDIAALNQDQLSRIRNQKIGFVFQSFNLISRTSAEKNVELPMTYAHLPKKLRHERAVELLGRVGLGERTEHMPNEMSGGQRQRVAIARALANEPPLILADEPTGNLDTASSVEIMELFSQLHKEGATVVVVTHEEDIAAFTERIIRFRDGEIVSDVKNKKREDLEREVAPCC
- a CDS encoding ABC transporter permease translates to MLLENMFMAFSALRANKMRSFLTMLGIIIGIGSVISIVSIGDTMRGMFSSLYQDIGITQAYLGIGYWIDDTRQSDYFTMDELSRIKSVFGDKISYIDSSMSTSADAIAGRNKIKFNFEGIDYNYNDVQPVDILYGRYLNEGDVKARRNNAVLEVGSAKMLFGTDNAVGRTFRTQLYGNVQEFTVVGVYEKKQSAFQKLMMGTPSDKGSAYIPWTLLTWPNDYFYYCHFFADTTMSEAELNTFYDDLLTYVAKTKGREKSEFYMETAISQMGQVDSMMAGLSMAVGGIAAISLIVGGIGIMNIMLVSVTERTREIGIRKALGARTRDVLIQFLTESAILSACGGLIGILLGGGLVTLVGAAIGVPTIVKPGVILVAVTFSAVVGIFFGLYPASKAAKSDPIDALRYE
- a CDS encoding ABC transporter permease — translated: MKGLLVFKERLKAFYGKNSAFVIPVLKFIVAFTAIFLINRNAGFMPKISGSLVPVAMGLVATCLPYGTIAFLAGGFLLIQLYAASLEVAVITCIFLFIVVLLYYGFQPGDSILLLVTPILFFFKIPFAIPLLVGLAGSLVSVIPMSCGIFIYYVIMYVKQNSSFLAGSEQVEMTQVFAQVVKSLIGNQTMLVMIAAGCLGVLVVHVVKNLSINYSWGAAITAGSIIQLVVIFIGDFKFGVSVSVPGLIIAILLSAAVAGVYHFFVFAVDYSRTEFVQFEDDDYYYYVKAVPKIAVTKPDVKVQKINTRRTPRQK
- the cdaA gene encoding diadenylate cyclase CdaA, whose amino-acid sequence is MADIIKELYSWIAFVPEITFKNFIEIAIITIVVYEMLVWIKNTRAWTLLKGILFIFAFVLVAAILELDTILWLLEKTSYIAVTAILIIFQPELRKALEQLGSKNVLTNLFTADDVKKNESFTEKTINELVRASFEMGKVKTGALMVIEKATSLGEIERTGIEVDGIVTSQLLINIFEHNTPLHDGAVVIRGNRVTAATCYLPLSDNMAISKDLGTRHRAAVGVSESTDSVTIVVSEETGRVSVASGGQLRRVASGDELRSLLSTLVKHDETSAGRFKIWKGRRKNERKAD
- a CDS encoding CdaR family protein gives rise to the protein MKEKLTKNSGLKLISLLCAFFVWLAVVNVANPVTTDTKEVPVEPINEQVLEKADLTYDIVGKKTAVITYRIRTKDKYKIKTSDFRAYADLAEMYDVTGAIPIKVEVVNNNELFETTPTVKSPEVIKIQTEALQTKDFPLKALPYGNLADGYQPGEITMSPDHVSIKGPVSLIGQINGVGIEFNIDGVSSDISGTETPVFFDANGNSLMEQLGDSVKVLGGDISYTMQVLKTKTVPLDFVVTGEVAQGYKYTGVETSVKNVEVAGLKSDLAGMSTITVQDPLLNIDGATTDKVCEIDLKDFLEPNVTIAGMSDTVIKVVLKVEPLREKTFTVDTKDIPMSGKSDGYSYTFDDEKAEIKVRGLKEDLDSLSTAKMSIHADVTGLGVGTHNVRVSLQLDDAFEVIAYPEVSITIAEKSPADVVSGTAAETKAGESKPNETKSNETKSAESSAAESKPAESKPEE
- a CDS encoding HPr family phosphocarrier protein, with product MVKAKIKIRNPIGLHLRPAGIFCNEAGKFDCSIMFSFRNSVSNAKSVLSVLGACIKCGDEIEFICDGKDEEEALSAMLKIVNDGLGE